A window of Magnolia sinica isolate HGM2019 chromosome 13, MsV1, whole genome shotgun sequence genomic DNA:
caaaatctgaaccgttcatgtgaagcagcacctcctgaaacccccagggcccaagttttactttgatctcaaactttgatgggccatgaaaaatgaaaacagtttcctcccttgatttgcatttttctttgctatggcccactggaatattagatcggggtgaaaatttgcactatgaggttttatgggattccgcatcacatggaccgttcagattagacacccatggcacgtgtacaaaggtgcgcatgtgtcaGTACCCACCTTGTTACCGATGCTGCGTCCATTTAATGCTAATGCAGCTATCTGCGGGGCCCACGTAGCATTGTCAGTACCCACCTTGCTACCGATGCTGCGTCCATTTAATGCTAATGCAGCACTCAGTGATGACGTGGCCCACTCACGCATGAAACAGGAAATCCCTATTTATCATAAACAATAGATCCGAACTCATTTactaatatcattttattttttttccaatacaATCTTAAAAACACCTCGTCTTTTGACTTTTGTCAGAGTTCACGATCAATAACATAATTGATTATTAGCTTTAATTAATGACCACATGAGATGAGAGATTTTTATTTTGGAAGAGATGCAAGCAGCTGGCTACGTAAACTCCGACACGAGcacatgatctagaccgtccaatgaTGGACCATTCACAACATTCGATTTCAAATGTTTAAATGTGGATCAAAATTGCCGAAAGGGTGTTGGTaaccttttcattttttttaggtGTATAATGAAAATTTCTCCGTACTTACCAAATAAAGGGCAAATTTATCATTGGACAGTCCTGTTTAAAAGTCAACACCAACGACGAATGTAAAAATAGGAAGCTGTTATTTGGCAATACCAAAAAGAGGGGGTTACTTGGAGTATAGCAAACAGTGAGGGTGATAAATGTCAAAACTCGAAAAATATAGAAAAGAGAAGCCACTCCCCACTCAACCGACCACCAATGGCGAAACCCTaaatctccctccctctctctctctctctctctctctctctctcaatctaggGTTTCTTCTCTTTCCCGAAACCCTAGCGCCTCTCGGGATTTCAAAACCTAGGGTTTCTAAAAATCGCCAAGTTCTTGCAATCTAAGGTTTCGTTTCGTCGAAGAGCTAGTTAGCTAGGGTTTTCTGAGAGGCATGGCGGAGCACCTAGCGTCGATCTTCGGTACGGAGAAGGACCGTGTGAATTGCCCTTTCTACTTCAAGATCGGTGCTTGCAGGCACGGGGACCGCTGCTCCCGCCTCCACAATCGGCCCACCATCAGCCCCACCATTCTTCTGTCCAACATGTACCAACGGCCAGATATGATCACGCCGGGCCTCGATCCTCAGGGCCAGGCCATCGATCCCCGCAAGATCCAGGAGCATTTCGAGGACTTCTATGAGGACATCTTCGAGGAGCTCTCCAAGTTCGGCGAGATTGAGAGCCTCAACATCTGCGACAACCTCGCTGATCACATGGTCGGCAACGTTTACGTCCAGTTCAAGGAGGAGGACCAGGCCGCCGCCGCTGTCCAGGCCCTCCAGGGCCGCTTCTACTCCGGCCGCCCCATTATTGTCGATTTCTCCCCCGTCACTGACTTCCGCGAGGCCACGTGCCGCCAGTTCGAGGAGAACAGCTGCAACCGTGGCGGGTACTGCAACTTCATGCACGTAAAGCAGATTGGCCGGGAGCTGAGGAGGAAGCTCTTCGGGAGGTACCGGAGGTCGAGGGGGAGCAGGAGCCGGAGCCGGAGCTCGAGCCCGCAGCATCACCGGAGGGACTCGGATCGGCGGGGTGGGGATTTCCGGGATCGTGGCGGGGATTACCGTGGGAATGGGAGGAGGGGCGGGGGCCGGCATGGGAGACATGAGGGCGATGGTGGGAGACGGAGGCATGGGAGCCCGAGGCGGGCCAGGAGTCCCATTAGAGAAGGGAGTGAAGAACGAAGGGCTAGAATTGAACAGTGGAATAGGGAAAAAGAGCAAAATCAATGATGGGCATGGGTTTCTTTTGGTTCTTTTGTTGGGAGTTTGTGTTTACAAAGGACTCGTTGCGGATTGTAGCTGGTTTCGGTATTGTTCTGCTCATCCCTGGTAATTATCTGTGGCTTAAAATATCTTCCATGTGCTTTT
This region includes:
- the LOC131222334 gene encoding splicing factor U2af small subunit B → MAEHLASIFGTEKDRVNCPFYFKIGACRHGDRCSRLHNRPTISPTILLSNMYQRPDMITPGLDPQGQAIDPRKIQEHFEDFYEDIFEELSKFGEIESLNICDNLADHMVGNVYVQFKEEDQAAAAVQALQGRFYSGRPIIVDFSPVTDFREATCRQFEENSCNRGGYCNFMHVKQIGRELRRKLFGRYRRSRGSRSRSRSSSPQHHRRDSDRRGGDFRDRGGDYRGNGRRGGGRHGRHEGDGGRRRHGSPRRARSPIREGSEERRARIEQWNREKEQNQ